AATTTGGAATAAAATCTGAACCTCTTAGCCCAGAACTCGATGCCCTTCACAATTCCAGCTTCTTATGCTACTACCCACTAAAGCCCTCCCCTCTAGGTCCATCAAACCACTGACCATTCCCCAAAAAGGCAACGTTTTCTTAATGCCTCTCTGCCTTTGCCTCAGCTGGTTCTTCCACCTGGAATGCCCTTCTGCCTCTTGCATACGTTCAAATGCCTACCCATGTTTTAAAACTGAGATCAAATGcttcttcctccaggaagccttccctgacccacTCCCCCAGGTAAAGTTCCCCATCTCTTTGAGTCCTGCAGCACCTGGTAGAATCTGTTTCAGCTCTTGTCTCTCTCTGATGGGACTGTGAGATACTGAagggcacagagtaggtgctcaaagTATGCTTGCTACGTAAATGGACGGTTTTAGCCTTCAACCCCTGGCTGCAGGGATCCTTGTAAGGGGGCAGCAGGGAAAGCAGAGACAAATTTCTGCTCATCTGAAGAAAAACAGTGCAGACTTGGGGCTGCTCAGAAGCCAAAGGTCTggccccaggaggcagtgacgcCCTGTCCTGGGAAGTGTGGGAATGGAGGGTGTGCACACAGGGCTGGAGACTGCTGAAGGGACCCGGGCACTGGGTGGGAGAGATGGACTGAGTGGCCCTTGTGTTTCCTTCTCCACGCTGCCACCAACCCTGTATTGTGTCATGTTGAGTGTGTGTCTACACCATCTATTGGTGCCCAGAGGGTCCAGGGATGGGGAaaccagaaaataaacaaaaagctgcattgccatagagttgattccagctcacggcgaccctgtgtgttacagagtagaactgctctctagggctttcttgggtgtaatctttacagaggcagatggCTAGGCATTTCTTCCCCCGGTGCCGCTGAGTGGGTTGAAGCtgccaaactgtttgcaccacccagggacctactgAGATATTTCTTGGCTACATCTGGTGGAGAGTTTGGGTCCCAGAACCTTAGCTCTGAAAGGATCTCCAGAGTCATCAAGCCCATCCTTCTCGTTGCCACAGGgcgaaactgaggcccagagagggccaCATAGCTGCTAAGGCCTGGTACTTACTTGCGGAAACTTGGTATCAGCCATTCCTAAATGCCAGGAACACCACAGGGCCTCCCTTTGGTTGGCAACACACAGTTTAATATCATCCGGTTGCTTCCCTGTTCCCAAACAGGGAACTTCACATCTGAGAATAGACCCCAAATCCCTGGCTCCCCAGTTTCAGATTCAGGCAACAAGGTCTCTGAGTCTGTTAGGGTTTTCTCTCCTAGTTTCCTGGAAAGGCCACTTTTGGAGAAGCCCTTTCAGCAAAAAGCGTGCCTGCCCCATGAATCAGAGAGTTTGAGGGATTGGGGCTGGGGAGGTAGGTCTGTGGGTGCAGCAGTGAAGGGCAGAGCTGCTGGGCAAGGAACCAGGACACAGAGGGGGAATCAGGCCCAGAGGCTGTATGGACATGTCCCATCTCATCCAATATGGGCACGGCGCTTTACAATTTCCTAAATACCTTCTCatccatttaatcctcatagccaCCTTGAGAGGGATTAACTAGGGCTCAGAGAGGGTAATCGTCTTACTCAAGATCACAGAGTAAATTAGAGGCAAAGTCAGGACTTGAACTCAGGACTTCAGAATGCCTTCCATACAGCCTGCAGTGTTGCCAGGGCTCCATGCGCACATTCACTCAGCCACCACAATTGACTGTGTGCTAAGTACTGGGGTACAGTGGTGGTCAGGCAATCAGATCTAGTCATTCTCATGGGGCTCACAGTCTCCTCACAGTCTGGTGGGGGAGACCATCGGATTCATAACCCCTCTGTGACGAGTGCTGGCTTATAGGGAAGCCCTGGAGAGGCCTCTACCCCAGctgggaaaccaaaccaaaccagttgccgttgagtctgttctaattcatggcaaccccatgtgtggcacggtagaattgtgctctataggattttcatggcaataacctttcagaagcagaccaccaggcttttttttcaaggcacccgtgggtgggttcaaatcaccaaccttttggttagtagcccagagcttaactgtttctgccacccaggaactcccaccCCAGCTAGAAGGGCAGTAAGCAAAGGTTTCCTGGAAGAAGTCGTGTCTAAAAGTTTAGTTTTGGAAGAAAAGTAAAATTTCTCCAgatctggggtggggtgggggtggggctgggagaCAGGGCAGTGTGTTCCAGGCAGAGTAACAGCAGATGCAGGTGCTTAGCCGGGCGGGAGAGATGGCAAGACCCAGGATCTATGGTCATGCAGAGTGGCGGGGCCATGAAGTTCATTGGGAGAAGTGGCAAGAGGTGAAGCAGGAAAGTCTCAAGAGCCAGGGGAGGTGTCAATGAGCAGTTTGTCTGTGCTGGACAATGAGAACTGGACCCTCCCAGGTGGAATCAGCGAGCAGGCCAGGAAGCTGCTGTAGGCAGCAGAAACAGGGGCTGGCACCAGGGACTGTCCCCTAGAGGACAGTCCCTCCAGGAGCTGGGGGCAGGAACCCCTGTGTGGGCGAAGCTCTTTATGGCTTACAGTAGGAGGCAGTGTCGCTTAATAGTTAGAGTGTGGTTCCTGAGGCCTGACtgtctggatttgaatcctgattTCGCTGCTTCCTGTGTGGTCTTGGACAAGTGAcatgtctctctgtgtctgtttcctaatctctgttgttgttaggtgccatctagttgatttgcaattcatagtgactccacgtgacagagtagaactgccccactgggttttcttggctgtaatctttataaaagcagatcaccaggtctttctcccatgcagaagctaggtgggttcaaaccgccaatgtttcagttagcagcccagcacttaaccactgcaccactagggctccttttcctcatctataaaatgagaataatgataAGGCTATGCAgggagctcagaagaaaggcctggctgtgagccacttccccaaaatcagctattaaaaaccctatggagcacatttctactctgacacacagggagtcgtcacgagttgcaatcaactggacagcaacttctTTTTAACTGGTTTATCGTAAGCTCAGGGCACTGTAAGGTGTCAGGAACCCTGCAAAGAAAGCGCCCCCTCCCCCACTGGATTACTGATCATGTTGATGCCGTCTTAAGGGCTTACCGTGTGCcagttttttttaagttagtgAGCCCATTCAGCGCTCCCAAAGACAGCGCCATGAGGTGATCCTTTCAATAGGCCCATTTtatagctggaaaccctggtggctagtggttaagtcctagggctgctaatcaaagagtcagcagtttgaatcggccaggcactccctggaaactctgtggggcagttctgccctgttctattgggtcgctatgagtcggaatcgactcgatggcactgggttttttttttttttttggaggaaacAGACTCAGGGCAGGGAGTGACTAGCTCAGGGCCACACGCTGAGCGCTGGTGGGGTGGCTCGCGGCGGGTGGGGGAGGCTAGGGGCCGTGTGTGCCGAGCCTGAGCACCGTGTGCCTCCCGCAGGTACCTGCACGCCCTGTACCTGGGGCTGCAGAGCCGCTGGCGCGGGGAGCGGCTACAGCGCCACTTCTACTGGCGGATGCTGTTCGAGAGCGCCGATGTGAGCATGCTGCGCCTGCTGGAGACCTTCCTGCGCAGCGCGCCGCAGCTCGTGCTGCAGCTCAGCCTCATCGTGCACCGCAGCAACAGCGACAGCGACAGCGACAGCAGCAGCAGCCTGTTCCAACAGCTGCCTGGTGAGCCCCGCCCCCTCCACCTCCCTCCCTCGGGGCTGGGGAGGGCCCGTGTGCACTCCTATGGCCCACCCACCTTCAGTGTTAGGAAGGAGCCACCCGGTCCCCTCCTCCCCTCACCACTTCTCAGGCTGCCTGGGCACTCTGGTCTTGTGCCTTCCACCCTTCCCCATTGCCTGGACAGACCAGAACACATTTCTGCCACTTCCAGAGAGGCCCTCCCCTGTACCCCACCTCCTGTGAATCCCCTGCCGGTTCATTCCCCAAGCCGTCCTGATCCCAGACTGTACTACCTGGGGACCCCTCTGCCTCCATCCATCAGTTTGCAGGAAACCCGTCCATCACTCCACTTGAGCCGCCTTTCAGGCCTGGCCTGGTCCCCATTCACTGCTCACCCAGGCCTTGCAAGCACGCTACACCTTGCCCCTTCCATAACTCTGACAGACCAGGcctaccctcccaccccccagtGGTGGGAAAACCACCTCCCCATCTCCGAGGAGCTTGCCATGCTCCCCTCAGGCAGTGCTGGAGAGGGCTGCAGAGACAGCCTCAGGATTCAGAAAGGTCCCCTGTGGACTCCTGGCCCAGGATGTTGGGCAATACTGGAACCCTTCCCACCCTGGATCTTCTCCCTGTCCCCACCCTCCATGTCAGCTCAGCTCTAGAGTACCCCTCTCCACACCCTAGCCCCATCTTGGTCACCCATGTCTTctaatggtccctcctgatatctcCATGCCTAATTATCACCCCCTCTTCACCTCCTCTTCCACTCCCAGAGCCCTGAACCCtaatttccccttccctcccaccaaGACCCCTGAACCCTAGTAGCTCCGTAGTAAAGACCTATACCTGACCCGTACGGAGACCAAAACCACCTACCTCCTGCCCTTGAAGAAGTCCCCAACCCAGTCTAACCTCACCTCCATCCTTGTTCTTGAAGATTACCTGACCCAGACCCTCCCCACACCTCCACTGACCCGGAGGTGcttccctctctcctcctcaGAACTCAGCTCCTGACCTAGGCCACTCCCCTCTCCCTAGACCCCAACCCAGGCCCATCCCTAACCCAGCCcaccctgcccctgccctgtctcTGCAGTCTTCTCCACTTTTGCCTCACTCCTGTCCCTGGCCTGGACGCTGGCCTCCTACCAGAAGGTGCTGCGGGACTCGAGGGATGACAAGCGGCCACTGTCCTACAAGGGCGCCGTGGTCCAGGTGCTGTGGCACCTGTTTACCATCGCCGCACGCAGCCTGGCCTTTGCGCTCTTTGCCAGCGTCTACAAGCTCTACTTTGGCATCTTCATTGTGGCCCACTGGTGCATCATGACCTTCTGGGTCATCCAGGGTGAGACGGACTTCTGCATGTCCAAGTGGGAGGAGATCATCTACAACATGGTTGTGGGCATCATCTACATCTTCTGCTGGTTCAATGTCAAGGAGGGCCGCAGCCGCCGCCGCATGACCCTCTACTACTGCATTGTCCTGCTTGAGAACGCCGCGCTCACCGGCTTCTGGTACTCCAGCCACAACTTCGCCACCGATCGCTCGCTCATCTTGGTCTGCGTGGTGGCCTCCAGCTTCGCACTGGGCATATTCTTCATGTGTGTCTATTACTGCCTCTTGCACCCCAATGGGCCCATGCTGGGGCCCCAGGCGCCTGGCTGCATCTGCCCTGAGGCCCCAGGGCCCTGTGGCCCTCCAGCCGATGCTGTCACAAGTCCCCCGAGGTCCCTGCCAAGGACTACAGAGCGGGAGGGGGCCACAGTGGGGGGTGAGCGGCCTGGGACTCCCACGCCACCTGTCTTCCAGGTGCGGCCTGGCTTGCCTGCCACACCAGTGGCTCGCACCTTGCGGACAGAGGGGCCGGTGATTCGGATTGACTTGCCCCGGAAGAAGTACCCAGCATGGGATGCTCATTTTATTGACCGCAGGCTCCGGAAGACCATTCTGGCGCTGGAGTACTCCTCGCCTGCCACGCCCCGATTGCAGTACCGGAGCGTGGGGATCTCCCAGGAGCTGCTGGAGTATGAGACCACAGTGTAGGCCAATCTTTCCCCCAAAAGGGACAGGCTTGGTTGATCCCACATTGACCACAGTGTTGAGTCCTGAATTCCAGGGCTGCCAGGCTGAGGGGGAGTGGATCTGTTGGTCCAAGCATAGAGTGGCCTCCCCATTGGGTCTTTCAGAGAAGGGGAAGCCTATGGAGTCCCCAGCCCTAGGCTCCCTTTTCAGCCCTGTGGCCCATTCCCTAAACTCCCCTGAACCAGGTCCCGGGGAATCAACTGGTGCTACACTCATCATGAGCTCCCCACTCTCATGGTGGCCTCTGTGCCACGTCGTCTGGTGCTGGGGACCCCATACCCTCTCCTCTGCCTGGCATTGCCCACGTGTCAGCTTTGGTGGCACTGTCTGTAGTCCATGACCTAGGCCCTGTGCTTCTCGAAGGGCATGGGGGATGGGCTGCCTGTGTGGTTGGAGGAGATGGCTGAGAAGGATGGAGGAGGCCATGGAAGATGTGGGGTGAGGTTGGAGCATCTTGTGGGTGGGGTTGGTACAGTTCCTGTGGGGTCTGAAGTGTGGAGCctgggaaagagcagaactgaagGAGGgagttggggtggggtggggatttGGGAGGTACTGACAGTGCTGGAGATGGACAGGAGAAAGAACCCTATCCATCTCCAGGCTGTCAGAAGCATGAAGCGGTTGAAGATGTGGGAGAGGAAACCTGTGATCAAGAGTATCAAGGATGTTCAAAAGTGAGCTCCTGGGAGACACCCTTTGTTGTGGGCCCTGTCATGGATGAGGCTCTAGATACCTAagatgaaatgtttcagagacatTCTTTGTTCTAGATGACCATCTAGAACATTTCTCCTAGGTGAAGGTCTTGAACGCTACAGATAAAACATCCTAGGAAGATACTCTGTCTGGGTTCAATTATACGTGAAGTTCTAGCACACTTAGAAGAGAAGCTCTTCTAGAGAGGCATGCTTAGTTCTAGATTAAGTTCTAGAACGTGTTGTTGATCAAATGTCCTAGGGAGTCACTCTTGGATCTGGATTCTGTTATGAAGGGTGGGAGCACTGGAGCCTTTGCTGCTCTACTATAGGGATTCTAGCTCCTGCCACAGTGGACGGGAGCCAGTCAGCTCTGGAGTATTCTGGAAAATGAGCACTCCAGTTCTAGATTTTGGGGGCTTATGGTAGCTCTAGGTCCCTGTCCACCTTGGTCCACAGCTATCTTCCCAAGAGAAAATTGTCCTCAAAACCCCTGAGGCATTTCAGCTGCCAACTGTTTTCCCAGCTGGAAAGAATTAGCACTGGGGATGGGACATGAATCCTGGCTCTCAGCCACCCTGCAGATGTGGCTCCCTGGGGCGACATCTGGGAAACTGACAACTCCCCAGGACCTGTGGTCCATTCCCATGGCCTGAACATCCTGGGATGCCCATGGGACCACTCAGCCAGGGGTCCTCTCCCTACCTGGGACAGGCAGTTCTGAATGGGGTAGGGGGTGTGAGAGCAGGAAAGTCAGCAGTTTATGTGGGGTGAGGGGACAGAGCCTATAGGCAGAGCTTAGAACGCACCCCATCCATCTCCCCACTCCCCCAAGCCAACTAATGCATTCATTGGGAGGGGACAGCAGATGATGTTAATTACAGATGTGGACCTGGGCTTAGGGGTAAGGTGGGCAGTGAGAACTTTAGACTATGCAAATTGGAGAGGTTCTTAGCCCTTGCTGGTTCAGCCTCCCTCAGGTTGtagatgggaaactgaggcccagagtagCAGCTGCTCTCACCAGGTCCCAGACTCCTGGCTGTGCCATCAAATGGTGAGGGGTGATGGCAAATTTGCCAAGGAGTAGGAGAGGGCCACACTCAGGGTGCAGGGCAACCTCAAAGGCAGAGAGGGCAGGACTGTCCCCACACACAAAACCACACATCACACCTGGTATACAAGTCACCCCATACTCCTGGCACCATCGGCAGCTGCAGATACCCACACAGGCCAAGGTGTGTGCATCCCTCCCACCAGTGCATAAAGAATGCTTCTCCTTCTTTTATTCCTCCACTCCCCTGCTCCCCTAAGAAGCCTCAAGAGTGGTGGGTGGTGGGGGAGGCCTCAGGCTGACCCAGAACCACTTCAGTGGGTTCACCCACCCTCCTTGTCCTCTGCTCCAATTTGTCTTCAGAGACCAAATTCCATGGCCAGTTACACACACATCAAAGCCCTTGGTGAGGCACGAGCATCAAGGATGTGGCCCAGATCTAGCTATTTCTCCAGGGCTGACTTCGTAGGAATTTTCACCCCATATTGTTTCACTTAaactctccctccccccttgcAATATCCCTGCGAGGGAGGTGTTGTCaatcatcttacagatgagggaaactgaggctcacagaggtgACATGAGGGTCGCCCTTGGCAAGTTATTTTACTCTCCAGTTCTAGAATGGCCCATTCTCCAGCATTCTAGAGGGAAAAGTTAAAAATATCCCACCTAGGAGCTGGGAGTCCCTCACAGCTCCAGGGGGCTCCCAGGGCATAGGAATGAGCTGGCAGGGCTAGGCATGGCTTGAGGCTCACAAGAACACCATAGCCGCAGTTTTGGACTTAACTCCACTCTTCCtcacaaaaacacacaaaaccgTCCCTCAGGGCCTCTGTCAGCAGGGACATCTGAGCCCTAGAAATGGTCATAAGCAAAAGGTTGTAGGAGGGCCTGAGGCACCTTCACCCTCAGGAAAGAGCTGAGTCCTTTGAGGACACCCCACCCTGGAGCTCAGGACCCCATCCCTCTTGGGCCTGAGGTCCCCCTCCCCCTGCTTGACCCCACACTTCATATTGTTCCTGCAAGTCCCCTTGTCCACTGGGATAGAGGAGTCAGGGTGGGGAGAGGTGCACCATCCCGCTCAAGCTgtcctttgttttcctttctgtGACGTGATCTACCTCAGCTGGTCTCTCTCTTCCCCGCCGGAATTGGACCCCCTCAGTCCCTGCTTCCTATTCCCCATCCCCACTCCAGCCTGGATGCTCAAGCCTTCCTAGAATCCCTCCAGGGTTCTGGTGAGAGAGGGTCCTAGAGCCACAGGCAAGAAGAGCCTATCAGGTCCCTGGAGCCACCTCCCCTGCACACCTATTATACAggagaaattgaggcccagagtggggaagggacttgcccaagatcatgcAGGAAGTCAATGGCAGAGTTGAAATTTCCTGGAGGTGAGAGGTGATGGGGTTCCTCCCAATTTTACCAGGAGCAGAAGAGAACAGGATACTCTGGGAACAAAATATGCCAGGTCCTGTCCCGCCCTAGGTATCTCCACCCCCAGGA
Above is a genomic segment from Loxodonta africana isolate mLoxAfr1 chromosome 24, mLoxAfr1.hap2, whole genome shotgun sequence containing:
- the XKR7 gene encoding XK-related protein 7 — encoded protein: MAAKSDGAAAAAGPEPEGVAGGPRGGAGGRGEAAAVAGGAGVTEAGGPGPRYELRDCCWVLCALLVFFSDGATDLWLAASYYIQGQRTYFGLTLLFVLLPSLVVQLLSFRWFVYDYTDPAGPPGPAVSTKDSSVGGPVISTKDSATAFRTKEGSPEVGSRPAPSSAHTYRRRCCRLCIWLLQTLVHLLQLGQVWRYLHALYLGLQSRWRGERLQRHFYWRMLFESADVSMLRLLETFLRSAPQLVLQLSLIVHRSNSDSDSDSSSSLFQQLPVFSTFASLLSLAWTLASYQKVLRDSRDDKRPLSYKGAVVQVLWHLFTIAARSLAFALFASVYKLYFGIFIVAHWCIMTFWVIQGETDFCMSKWEEIIYNMVVGIIYIFCWFNVKEGRSRRRMTLYYCIVLLENAALTGFWYSSHNFATDRSLILVCVVASSFALGIFFMCVYYCLLHPNGPMLGPQAPGCICPEAPGPCGPPADAVTSPPRSLPRTTEREGATVGGERPGTPTPPVFQVRPGLPATPVARTLRTEGPVIRIDLPRKKYPAWDAHFIDRRLRKTILALEYSSPATPRLQYRSVGISQELLEYETTV